From Aegilops tauschii subsp. strangulata cultivar AL8/78 chromosome 5, Aet v6.0, whole genome shotgun sequence:
AACAAAGTTTCTTTTTTTTAGTCGATTTTTATGGGTATTGGGGAGATAAGTGCGTGTGTGAGTCAAATGTATACAAAGAAGTACTATATGACATGTGAATAACGTATACTAGAGTGTGAAAATTGCACTATTATATCCTTATTTCTTACATATTACAAAGTGCAATTTCAGTGTAAAGTTGCGtgatttttttaaactttttttcCATTCTTACTTCTTAAATGGTAATACCAATGTCTCTAATTCATTCTTTCTCGAAAAACTTTATTTtcatatttttatttatttcctttcttctttaagggtaataccaatgccactaatttaTTTCTACGTAGGAAACTACTTTATTTTTGCGAGTTTTCACTATTATATGCTTATCCTTTCGTATTATTAAAAATTATTTTTTTGTAAATTATGTGCAAACTTTGTCATTTTTTTTTTAGTTTCTTTGTTCTTAAGGGTAATAACAATATACTAATTCAAGGAATCCTTATTTTTCTGTGAAATTTCACTATTATATGCTTACTATTGCATATTATAAAAAAGTAATTTATATGTAAACTGCGTAAAAATTTACTTaattttaattttctttcttcTAAAAGGGTAATatcaatgccactaattcattcttttTTGGAAAACTTCATTATTTTTCATTTCAGTTTCTTTCGTCTTTAAGGGCAACACCAATGCCATCAAATTCGTTCTTTTTTAGATTTTTAATGAATTTCCACTATTATATGTTTATTTTTGCATATTATAAAAAGCAAAATTTACGTGTAATTTATGTGCAAATTTagttagttttattttttttacttttgtttCTTCTTAAAGGGTTATACCAATGCACTAGTACATTATTTTCATTCTGATTAGGTTTTACTAGCAAATATGCTtatgcgttgcaacgggagaaaaacaATCAGATTATGCAGATTATGTCAGGATGAGATAAGGACTTTTAAAATGTCATTTCATAAACTACCCTGAATCATGTAGAGATAAGGGACTTTTAGAAAGTCATTTCAAAAAGTAAAGGTGTGATGGTCTCATCACGACTTGATTTCCTAAGGCGCCACAACGAAATTTTTTTTGGCTGAGCAAACTGCATTGATGGACGCTGCCTGTGCTAGACCGATGAATGATGTTTCTCGCCATGACCAAGCGTCGTGGTGTTTTCCATGATCACTAAAACTGTGGTAGCAAAATAAACATAACTATGTACGGAGGCCTTCTAAAAAAAGAAGCTATGTACGGAGGCAAATTAGACATTTGGCCATTTTCATATAGCTTACAAAAACTAACCCCATAGAAAGTTGTGTCAATTTTTTGGAGGCTCAGTGCTGTACACGGGAATCTATTTTCTACCTGATGCACGATAGACTAAATAAAATCATAAAACGACCTCTACAGATCCCCTAAAAAACCTATATGTAAGCGACGGTTTGTTTTGTTCGTTATGTACAGATCTGTTTgaatttttgtgaacattttttaaaatttgtttTTTTAAGTTCCCTAATATGTTTTGACTACACGATCATTTTTAAAAAACTTATGAACCTTTTTATTTCCCTAGCATTTTTCTCAAAATCATTATGTTTTATAATATACGAACATTTGtttaaaatcatgaacattttatgGTTTCCCGAgcattttttgaactcatgaacaTTTTATGATTTGTCAATTTTATTTAAAACTCATAACTTTTTGAAATTTGAATTTTTTGGAAATCCTGAATTAATTTAAAgaagcaaaaataaaaataaaatgagCAAAAAAACAAAAAGCAGAAAAACAAAATGAAAAAAGGGGCGTGACGCCGcgcacatgggccggcccatgaatTTATCCGACGAGGAGgggaaaaaggaaagaaaaagagCAGACTACTGGGATCAAACCCTCGTCTCGTGGGTGCAAGGTTGAGTCCTTAACCATTACGGCAGTCGTGTGCCTGTGAAGTATTAGGACATCACAGTATAAGAACCAAACACCACGGTGACTTTGAAAAAAACAGAATCGATTTCTTCACTTACAAGTGGCATAGTGGATAATTTATAGCAAATTTGGGGGCAATTTTTAGACGGACAACCAGAAGCATTAATGGCTTTATTATTAGGTATAAGTATAGAGGTATAGATATCGATATAGAGGTAGAGATTAGGTAGGTATAGATTGTGATGATATGAGAAAAAGGAAAAGGAATCCGACCATTCGCTGGTTGGTTGTATCATATATAAAAAAAAGGAAGAGAAAAACGTTATGAGGACACGCTGGTTCgttcgttcgttgaccacgtgtTCGTTTGCAATCGATGGATCGATTGTACTCCCTTCATTTTAAAATATAGTGCGCCCGCGCTTTCTGAGGTTCAactttgatcataaatttaaccaacaagaCTGACTGCGGCGGGagaaaaaattatataattgaaaaCTTTTTTTGAATACGAATTCACTGGTATAAATTTTGCTCCTGCCGCAGTCGGTCTCGTTTTGAATACTAACTTGGCGTGGCATGACTGAACCAACAAACGCATGCGCAGTCAGTCTTCTTTTGAATACTACTGAATTCGTATTCAAAAGAAGTATATACAGTGTATATCTCACCTTGGAGCCGTCAGAAACGAGTATATACAGAGTATATCTCAAAACGATTTGCTGCTGCTTGGCGTGGCATGACTGAACCATCAAACGCATGCGCGCGCACGACGGGTCCACGAGTATATACAGAGTATATCTCACCTTGGAGCCGTCAGAAACTATGAATTAATCTTGTCCCTTTCGCATGAATTGAAAATCCACACCAGTTCCCTATGCCACGAATGTCCAGTTCCACTGCAGCGCGAGCATATACATAACTCATCATCATCGAGAGAAAGCTAGCACACAGGGCAAGcaaagctagctagctagcttatAAACGCACGCAAGCGGGAGGTCGCTCCTCAATTACCAATTTACCATGGCGAACGCGGCCAAGGCGGCAGCAATCTTACTTGTTTTTCTGCAGGTGGTGTGCGCCGTCGCCCGGCACCATGCTGATCCGCGGGCATCTTTCGCCTACGTCGAGACTTCAGGGGTGATGATGTTGAGTGGGTTCGACCAAGGAGAGGAGCGCGCGCCGGCGTCATGCGGCGGCACATACCACACCGACCTGGAATCCGTGATCACGGTGTCTAGCAAGATATACACGAGCGGGGGCCTGTGCGGCATCTTGTTCCGCATCACGGACATGGAGACCGGGCGCAGCGCGATGGCAGAGGCCGTGGACGAGTGCCACGACTGCCGCGACGACGAGGTGGGAGCGTCGGCCGGCGTGTGGAAAGATCTCGGCCTCGACACAGGGGCCGGCTCGGTGGACGTCATGTTGTCCTATTGAGAGCCTGAGAGGTCGGCTGGTGTACGTCGCGTTTGCTGGCTACGGCCTTGTATCCCTTTACGCTACCTTCTTTGAACCTTGTTTGAACCTCGTTTGTACTCTAAGGGCCTCAGTTTAAGGCCAGGCAGATGCCTTCTCTCTAAATATGTAGAAGGACATCTGAATAAAGCAACCTATACTTGTCTATAGGTGTGAATAAGTGCAAGTCTCTATTATTTGTTTTCAACTGCTAAAGACATAGTACAATACACATTTCCTCTTCTCTCTCACGGAAAGAAAGGCGACCCCGTCCGTACCGTCCCCTTGGTGAGGCCATTGTCTCCTCCTTCGTTTGCCGATCCGATGAAGAAGGGGGCGGGAATCCTGGATCTGTCTTATGGCGATGTAGTTAGGTCTCTTTGGGAATAAGGTTTTGCTGCCCAAAGGTGGCGTTGTGGTGGTGATGGCAGCGCCTTTAGGGCCAGTTCTTTTCCTGGCTTTTTTGGGCTTTCAGAATAAGCTGCCCCCTACCCAGCTTATTCTATAAGCCAAACcaatttttttcttttagaaGCCTACTAGTCAAGTCTTAACTATTAGACTTCTAAAAAAATAATTTTGGTCGGGCTTCTAGAATAAGCTGGTTAGGGGTAGCTTATTTGAGCTTATTCTAGAAGCTAGCAAAAGAACTGGTCCTATAGATTTAGATGTAGACAAACACAACCCAATCGCTATTCTGGATCCCATTCTTTTAGTGAAGAACGACACAACACGCCTGGTCACATCCCCAAACTCTAGGGGCCCCATCCCAGCTATGCTCCCTGTACGCATGAGGCCCGAGGCCTGCTGCTACGATGTGTGAGGAGAGGAGGTAACTTCTATTTTTTCCATCCAAGATCGTGgttgttagagcatctccaacggccgCACAAAAATCTCGCGCCCAATAAAAGTTATAGCGCGCCACTGTAGTATTTTTAGTGCACCGGGACCAACATTGCTTTAGCAGACGCCCAAAGACGCGCGCCCGAAAAGCAGACAGTGCAAATTGTGAAGCGCGCCCAATCCGGAGCCCCAAATATGTTGCGCGAGATAGCGTTTTTCAGCGTGCGCCCAAAACTTTTTAGCGCTACAGCATCTGCTGGAGCTGTTGGACGCAAAAAAAAACGAATTTTTAGTGCGCGGAGCTCTTTTTGAacgcctgttggagatgctcttactcCCTACTATGCAAGTCACGCCCTACGAGGCGGCCACCAAGGATCAAATGCGCGAGGCCGCAAGCGGATCCAGCGGGTTGCGACGTTCAGACGGCCTGCCGGGAACAAGATCGCTGGCTTGTTGCTCCCGATCTAGTGCTCCGGCTCTGCAGCTTCTTCTCACTTCTGATCTGATTGCTCCAGGACTCGTTTTGTTCTTCTCCCACAAAGCTCCTTCCACCATATGTGTATCAAGCAGTCGATCGCACCAGTTCACCAATCAGCCCTATTTGCTTCACTGGCCGGATCTCCTAGGTATACTATTAATCACTAATTCACTAGCCATTGTCACTACATGTATGTTGGCAATTAGATTACTTTAGCTCAACATATCATCTCGAAAACATCGATTTGGTAATgggcaagaaaaaggaaaataggCTTATGGATGAGTTACTCCCTTCTTCCatatatatagggcctaatgtatttTTTTAGattgcctttgactattgacaagattaataatatataagatgtataatgtgaaaattatatcatcgTAAGCTCCTCACACGTACGAATTTGacggtatgctttgtgtaacttgcatgtcatatattagtGCTCTAACATGTGGTCAAACTTAGtcttgaaaaacgcattagaccctatATAGATGGAAAGAGGGAGTAATATAATTACAGAGAGGAACTATGGATAATTTTTTTCAAGAGTAATAGGGGCAACGAGTTGGCGGTAATTCCCGTGGACGAACCAACTACTGATGTTAAGAATCAAGTAAGTGTTTATGATTCTATTTGTTGTTTGAATATTACGTTCTAAATTGATGTGTATTATAATAGTACACTAGACCATTGATGGCGCGCGTTGCCGCGTCCGTCCATTTTCGCGGTAAGATAGTATGAATTTCCATAAATATTGTCTGAACATGGAATTTAAATCTTCAAGTTATGTATATGTACAACATATTGCAAGGGATACACATATTTATTCATGAACATAAAGATTCAATTAACGCTAAGCTCTATAAACATTGTAGTATTACACCTTAAATAGCAATAAAGCAGTCTTGAAGGAGGTTTTTTTTCTAACAAGGTGGAGGACGAGAAGCTGTTACTAAATTCCAATATAATGTTCACAACCCTTTAAATGACCTAAAAAAACTAAAATTGCAAAAGAACTCAGCTTGTTTGTGAGTTCAAGCATGAATCGTTAATACATTACACATGTTTAATGCTGAAAAAATATCCATCCAATCAAACATAAATGTATTTGAAGTCACACCACATCTTCCatgaaaatttaaa
This genomic window contains:
- the LOC109752375 gene encoding putative ripening-related protein 6 encodes the protein MANAAKAAAILLVFLQVVCAVARHHADPRASFAYVETSGVMMLSGFDQGEERAPASCGGTYHTDLESVITVSSKIYTSGGLCGILFRITDMETGRSAMAEAVDECHDCRDDEVGASAGVWKDLGLDTGAGSVDVMLSY